The proteins below are encoded in one region of Pseudomonas putida S13.1.2:
- a CDS encoding aromatic amino acid transaminase has translation MFKHVDAYAGDPILSLMETFKADPRADKVNLSIGLYYDEAGVVPQLAAVDAVEKRMAGQDHEASLYLPMEGLASYRQAIQALLFGADHPAVTGGRVATVQTVGGSGALKVGADFLKRYFPQSEVWVSNPTWDNHRAIFEGAGFKVNTYPYFDQASRGVDFDGMLATLQTLPANSVVLLHPCCHNPTGADLTQNQWQQVVEVVKARQLIPFLDIAYQGFAEGLVEDAYAIREMARAGVPCLVSNSFSKIFSLYGERVGGLSVVCDDQATAQSVLGQLKATVRRNYSSPPNFGAQLVAGVLSDAALNAQWAEEVEVMRKRILDMRQALVDSLAVLLPGQDFQFFLRQRGMFSYTGFSVEQVRRLRDEFGVYLIDSGRVCMSGLRPANLQRVAEAFAAVQK, from the coding sequence GTGTTCAAACATGTCGATGCCTATGCCGGCGACCCGATCCTCTCGCTGATGGAAACCTTCAAGGCCGACCCGCGCGCCGACAAGGTCAACCTGAGTATCGGCCTGTATTACGATGAGGCTGGTGTAGTGCCGCAACTGGCGGCTGTGGATGCGGTGGAAAAACGCATGGCCGGCCAGGACCACGAGGCGTCTCTTTACCTGCCGATGGAAGGCCTGGCCAGCTACCGCCAGGCCATCCAGGCGCTGCTGTTCGGTGCCGATCACCCGGCCGTGACCGGCGGTCGCGTGGCCACTGTGCAGACCGTGGGTGGCTCCGGCGCCCTGAAAGTCGGTGCCGACTTCCTCAAGCGCTACTTCCCGCAGTCCGAAGTCTGGGTGAGCAACCCGACCTGGGACAACCACCGCGCCATCTTCGAAGGTGCCGGCTTCAAGGTAAACACCTACCCGTACTTCGACCAGGCCTCCCGTGGCGTGGACTTTGACGGCATGCTGGCCACCTTGCAGACCCTGCCGGCCAACAGCGTGGTACTGCTGCACCCTTGCTGCCACAACCCCACCGGTGCCGACCTTACGCAAAACCAGTGGCAACAAGTGGTCGAAGTGGTCAAGGCACGCCAGCTGATCCCGTTCCTCGACATCGCCTACCAAGGCTTCGCCGAAGGCCTGGTGGAAGACGCCTACGCCATCCGCGAAATGGCCCGCGCCGGCGTGCCGTGCCTGGTCAGCAACTCGTTCTCGAAAATCTTCTCGCTGTACGGCGAGCGGGTAGGCGGCCTGTCGGTGGTCTGCGACGACCAAGCCACTGCCCAGAGCGTGCTTGGCCAGCTGAAGGCTACCGTGCGCCGCAACTACTCCAGCCCGCCCAACTTCGGCGCCCAGCTGGTGGCAGGCGTGCTGAGCGATGCGGCCCTCAATGCCCAGTGGGCCGAAGAAGTTGAAGTGATGCGCAAGCGTATCCTCGACATGCGCCAGGCGCTGGTCGATTCCTTGGCCGTGCTGCTGCCAGGCCAGGACTTCCAGTTCTTCCTGCGCCAGCGTGGCATGTTCAGCTACACCGGCTTCAGCGTCGAGCAAGTGCGCCGCCTGCGTGACGAGTTCGGCGTGTACCTGATCGACAGTGGCCGCGTGTGCATGTCCGGCCTGCGCCCGGCCAACCTGCAACGGGTTGCCGAAGCGTTCGCTGCTGTTCAGAAATAA
- a CDS encoding serine/threonine transporter, giving the protein MNEQAPSVEQRFAESTPATLGSWARHDTTWMLGLFGTAIGAGTLFLPINAGLGGFWPLLILAVLAFPMTYFAHRGLTRFVLSGRNGGDITEVVKEHFGSNAGAAITVLYFFAIFPILLIYSVALTNTVSSFMEHQLHMAPPPRAILSFVLILGLLAIVRCGEQATVKVMSLLVYPFIVALALLGLYLVPHWTGGILDSATQVPPASAFLHTLWLAIPVMVFSFNHSPIISAFAVDQKRRYGEHADERSGQILRRAHLLMVVMVLFFVFSCVLTLSSAQLAEAKAQNLSILSYLANHFSNPTIAFAAPLIAFVAIAKSFLGHYIGASEGLKGIIAKTGARPGAKTLDRVVAALMLVVCWIVATLNPSILGMIESLGGPILAVLLFLMPMYAIHRVPSMRKYSGAASNVFVVVVGLVALTSVVYGLLG; this is encoded by the coding sequence ATGAATGAGCAGGCCCCAAGCGTTGAACAACGCTTTGCAGAATCGACCCCCGCCACCCTCGGCAGCTGGGCGCGTCACGACACCACCTGGATGCTGGGCCTGTTCGGCACAGCCATTGGCGCCGGAACCCTGTTCCTGCCGATCAACGCCGGCCTTGGCGGTTTCTGGCCGCTGCTGATCCTGGCTGTACTGGCCTTCCCAATGACCTACTTCGCCCACCGCGGGTTGACCCGCTTCGTGCTCTCCGGGCGCAATGGTGGCGACATCACCGAAGTGGTCAAAGAGCACTTCGGCAGCAACGCCGGTGCCGCGATCACCGTGCTGTACTTCTTCGCGATCTTCCCCATCCTGCTTATCTATAGCGTGGCGCTGACCAACACCGTGTCCAGCTTCATGGAGCACCAGCTGCACATGGCGCCGCCACCGCGGGCCATCCTGTCGTTTGTGCTGATCCTCGGCCTGCTGGCCATCGTGCGCTGCGGCGAGCAGGCCACGGTCAAGGTCATGAGCCTGCTGGTGTACCCGTTCATCGTCGCCCTGGCGCTGCTGGGCCTGTACCTGGTGCCACACTGGACCGGTGGCATCCTCGACAGCGCCACACAGGTGCCGCCGGCCTCGGCCTTCCTGCATACCCTGTGGCTGGCTATTCCGGTGATGGTGTTCTCGTTCAACCACTCGCCGATCATTTCGGCCTTCGCCGTCGACCAGAAGCGCCGCTACGGCGAGCATGCTGACGAGCGCAGCGGCCAGATCCTGCGCCGCGCCCACCTGCTGATGGTGGTGATGGTGCTGTTCTTCGTGTTCAGTTGCGTGCTCACCCTGAGCAGCGCCCAACTGGCCGAAGCCAAGGCACAGAACCTGTCGATCCTGTCGTACCTGGCCAACCACTTCAGCAACCCGACCATCGCGTTCGCTGCGCCGCTGATCGCCTTCGTGGCCATCGCCAAGTCGTTCCTGGGCCATTACATCGGTGCTAGCGAAGGCCTGAAAGGTATTATCGCCAAGACCGGTGCACGACCGGGTGCCAAGACCCTGGACCGCGTTGTAGCCGCGTTGATGCTGGTGGTGTGCTGGATCGTTGCCACCCTCAACCCGAGCATCCTCGGCATGATCGAATCGCTTGGCGGCCCGATCCTTGCGGTGCTGCTGTTCCTGATGCCGATGTACGCCATCCACCGTGTACCGTCGATGCGCAAGTACAGCGGTGCAGCCTCCAACGTGTTCGTTGTAGTGGTCGGCCTGGTTGCGTTGACCTCGGTGGTGTACGGCCTGCTGGGCTGA
- a CDS encoding RHS repeat-associated core domain-containing protein, with protein sequence MKLFYCAEKVHTLKSEGSVRQVIRHDRDVLIERGAVTHMAWGDKQASVLGAMGPVGVHGKSYGVYGVHEESAELASVIGFSGYYFDALSTYYLLGNGYRSYSPGMMRFLSPDSLSPFSRGGLNAYGYCAGDPLNRVDPDGRFWESALTLKRVKIKVKDSSPGVRRFMKARTGKERPNIQIADFTAAFKDTFDATLSRELDFDEMTRVGGIPEVKPMVLYRSMKNAKRAYMALAVNEMEIDSRGMFPQHESQVIRMVERLRDVRDVSISFQEHDRGFQRAHAKNMTEIDGWLEGMRKERDASAIQLAERLRRQE encoded by the coding sequence GTGAAACTATTTTATTGCGCAGAAAAAGTTCACACCCTAAAGTCGGAAGGTAGTGTTCGGCAGGTCATTCGACACGATAGGGATGTGCTTATAGAACGGGGTGCTGTTACCCACATGGCGTGGGGGGATAAGCAGGCTTCAGTACTTGGGGCGATGGGGCCGGTAGGGGTTCATGGAAAAAGCTACGGCGTCTACGGCGTACATGAGGAATCTGCTGAATTGGCAAGTGTGATCGGCTTTTCAGGGTATTACTTCGATGCACTGTCTACATACTATCTGCTCGGTAACGGTTATCGTAGCTACAGCCCCGGTATGATGCGTTTTTTGTCACCCGATAGTCTTAGCCCCTTTAGCCGAGGTGGCCTGAATGCGTATGGGTACTGTGCCGGAGACCCGTTAAACCGAGTTGATCCGGATGGGAGATTCTGGGAATCGGCGTTGACGCTCAAGCGAGTAAAAATCAAGGTTAAAGATAGTTCTCCTGGTGTGCGGAGATTTATGAAAGCCAGGACAGGTAAGGAGAGGCCGAATATACAAATTGCAGATTTTACTGCAGCGTTCAAGGATACATTTGATGCTACGCTTTCACGTGAACTAGATTTTGACGAAATGACTCGCGTTGGGGGCATTCCGGAAGTTAAGCCGATGGTTTTGTATCGGTCTATGAAAAACGCTAAGCGCGCCTATATGGCGCTTGCTGTGAATGAAATGGAGATTGATTCGAGAGGGATGTTTCCGCAGCATGAAAGCCAAGTTATACGGATGGTGGAGAGGTTACGTGATGTCCGAGACGTTAGCATTTCATTCCAGGAGCATGATCGAGGATTTCAGCGCGCTCACGCAAAAAATATGACGGAAATTGATGGTTGGCTGGAGGGTATGAGAAAGGAGCGAGATGCGAGCGCCATTCAGTTAGCTGAGCGGCTTAGGCGTCAGGAGTAA
- the tpx gene encoding thiol peroxidase: MAQVTLKGGPVQVNGELPKIGAQAPAFSLVGEGLADKSLKDYAGKRKVLNIFPSVDTPTCATSVRKFNAQANDVANTVVLCISADLPFAQARFCGAEGLENVKNLSTLRGREFLENYGVAIADGPLAGLAARAVVVLDENDNVLHSELVGEIADEPNYDAALAVLK; this comes from the coding sequence ATGGCTCAAGTGACTCTCAAAGGCGGCCCGGTTCAGGTCAACGGCGAACTGCCGAAAATCGGCGCCCAGGCTCCGGCATTCTCCCTGGTCGGTGAAGGCCTGGCTGACAAGTCGCTGAAGGACTACGCCGGCAAGCGCAAGGTGCTGAACATCTTCCCAAGCGTTGACACCCCAACCTGCGCCACCTCCGTGCGCAAGTTCAACGCCCAGGCCAACGATGTGGCCAACACCGTGGTGCTGTGCATCTCCGCCGACCTGCCGTTTGCCCAAGCACGCTTCTGCGGTGCCGAAGGCCTGGAAAACGTGAAGAACCTGTCGACCCTGCGTGGCCGCGAGTTCCTCGAAAACTACGGCGTCGCCATCGCCGACGGCCCGCTGGCCGGCCTGGCTGCCCGCGCCGTGGTGGTGCTGGATGAAAACGACAACGTGCTGCACAGCGAGCTGGTTGGCGAAATCGCTGACGAGCCGAACTACGATGCAGCGCTGGCAGTACTGAAGTAA
- a CDS encoding Ldh family oxidoreductase, protein MSAPSTSTVVRMPFTELQGLLQAIFQRHDCSESVARVLAYNCASAQRDGAHSHGVFRMPGYVSTLASGWVDGQATPKVSDVAAGYVRVDAAGGFAQPALAAARELLVAKARNAGIAVLAIHNSHHFAALWPDVEPFAEEGLVALSVVNSMTCVVPHGARKPLFGTNPIAFAAPCAEHDPIVFDMATSAMAHGDVQIAARAGQQLPEGMGVDANGAPTTDPLAILEGGALLPFGGHKGSALSMMVELLAAALTGGNFSWEFDWSGHPGAKTPWTGQLIIVIDPGKAEGEQFAQRSRELVEQMQAVGLTRMPGERRYREREVAEEEGVALTEQELQGLKALLA, encoded by the coding sequence ATGTCCGCACCCTCCACCAGCACCGTCGTGCGTATGCCTTTTACCGAGCTGCAGGGTCTGTTGCAGGCCATTTTTCAGCGCCATGACTGCAGCGAGAGCGTGGCCCGGGTGCTGGCTTACAACTGCGCCAGTGCCCAGCGCGATGGTGCTCACAGTCACGGCGTATTCCGTATGCCTGGCTACGTCTCGACGTTGGCCAGCGGTTGGGTCGATGGCCAGGCCACGCCGAAGGTCAGCGACGTAGCGGCCGGTTATGTACGTGTCGATGCAGCGGGCGGCTTTGCCCAGCCGGCGTTGGCAGCGGCCCGTGAGCTGTTGGTAGCCAAAGCGCGCAACGCGGGTATTGCCGTGCTGGCGATCCATAACTCGCACCACTTCGCCGCGCTGTGGCCGGATGTCGAACCGTTCGCGGAAGAGGGCCTGGTGGCCCTGAGCGTGGTCAACAGCATGACCTGCGTGGTGCCGCATGGCGCACGCAAGCCCCTGTTCGGTACCAACCCCATCGCTTTTGCGGCGCCATGTGCCGAACACGATCCGATCGTCTTCGACATGGCCACCAGCGCCATGGCCCACGGTGACGTGCAGATTGCCGCGCGTGCCGGCCAGCAACTGCCGGAAGGCATGGGCGTGGACGCCAATGGCGCACCGACCACCGACCCCTTGGCCATTCTCGAAGGCGGCGCCTTGCTGCCGTTTGGCGGGCACAAGGGTTCGGCGTTGTCGATGATGGTCGAATTGCTGGCGGCGGCGCTGACCGGGGGTAATTTCTCCTGGGAATTCGACTGGTCGGGCCACCCGGGGGCGAAGACACCCTGGACCGGGCAGCTGATTATCGTCATCGACCCCGGCAAGGCAGAAGGCGAGCAATTTGCCCAGCGCAGCCGCGAACTGGTGGAGCAGATGCAAGCGGTGGGTCTGACGCGCATGCCGGGTGAGCGGCGCTATCGTGAGCGCGAGGTGGCCGAGGAGGAGGGCGTGGCATTGACCGAGCAGGAGTTGCAGGGCTTGAAAGCGCTGCTTGCCTGA